In the Haloferula helveola genome, one interval contains:
- a CDS encoding aldose epimerase family protein, producing the protein MKVERQPFGEVGGREVDLFTLSSGNGLVARITNYGGILTSLRVADRDGRPGEITCGFDSLGEYFSEAYRSNSPYFGCVVGRYAGRIKDAAFGVDGVRHEVPANDGENHLHGGIDSIDKRVWEAETFEEPGKVGLRLTITSPDGDNGYPGNLEMSVTFTVTEENELSIEYGAVTDRATPLSMTHHAYFNLNGFADRILDHEAMIDADRFLVPDGSNVPVGDEFEVSGSVWDYSRPKPIGEVFAEESKGFEHYYVFRKKAGEFGKVAEFVDASSARRMEVLTSEPGMLFYTGFYTSDELRRNEGMRYGQFRGFCCETSRYPNGPNLADAPDSVLRPGDAFRSRTVFRFGTV; encoded by the coding sequence ATGAAAGTTGAACGGCAGCCGTTCGGCGAGGTAGGCGGGCGCGAGGTGGATCTCTTCACCCTTTCAAGTGGAAACGGACTTGTCGCCCGGATCACGAACTATGGCGGTATCCTGACCTCGCTGCGGGTGGCGGACCGCGACGGGCGACCGGGCGAGATCACTTGCGGCTTCGATTCGCTCGGGGAGTACTTCAGCGAGGCGTATCGCTCCAACTCACCCTACTTCGGTTGCGTCGTCGGCCGCTATGCCGGTCGCATCAAGGATGCCGCATTCGGGGTTGACGGCGTTCGTCATGAGGTCCCGGCCAACGATGGGGAGAACCACCTTCACGGCGGGATCGACTCGATCGACAAGCGCGTGTGGGAAGCCGAAACCTTCGAGGAACCGGGAAAGGTCGGTTTGCGTCTGACCATCACGAGCCCGGACGGCGACAACGGCTACCCGGGCAACCTGGAGATGTCGGTGACGTTCACCGTGACCGAGGAGAACGAACTCTCGATCGAGTATGGTGCGGTCACCGACCGTGCGACGCCGCTTTCGATGACCCATCACGCCTACTTCAATCTGAACGGCTTCGCCGACCGGATCCTTGATCACGAGGCGATGATCGATGCCGACCGTTTCCTTGTCCCCGATGGGTCGAACGTTCCCGTCGGTGACGAGTTCGAGGTTTCGGGCAGTGTCTGGGACTACAGCCGTCCGAAGCCGATTGGCGAGGTGTTCGCAGAGGAATCGAAGGGGTTCGAGCATTACTATGTCTTTCGGAAGAAGGCGGGCGAGTTCGGCAAGGTCGCCGAGTTCGTCGATGCCTCGAGCGCAAGGCGGATGGAGGTCCTGACGTCCGAGCCCGGGATGCTTTTCTACACCGGTTTCTATACCTCCGATGAGCTGCGCCGGAATGAAGGCATGCGATACGGTCAGTTCCGGGGCTTCTGCTGTGAAACATCCCGCTACCCGAACGGCCCGAACCTTGCGGATGCTCCGGACAGCGTGCTGCGGCCGGGCGACGCCTTTCGATCCCGCACCGTGTTTCGATTCGGAACCGTGTAG